Sequence from the uncultured Draconibacterium sp. genome:
TTGAAGAACAGAAACGAAAAGGAAGAGCTAAAGGTGAACTTTTAATGCGGAGAAAAAACAACGAAGTTTTTCCTGTTGAAATTTCATCATCGGTTTTTGTCGATCAGGAAGGAATTAGCCGGATAAGCGTGATTATCCGCGATAATACCGAAAGAAAGTTAACTGAAGCGAAAGTGCGGCAAAAAGATATTGAGTTTAGAAAACTTTCGGCAAATGTTCCCGACCTGCTGTTTCAATTTACCAGGAAACCCGACGGCAGCTATTGTGTTCCCATTGCATCTGAAGGCATACAGCACATATTTGGTTGTTCTCCAGAAGATGTTGTCGATAATTTTGACCCGATAGCCAGGGTTATTTACCCTGAAGATGCTGCCAGGGTAAATAACGCTATTGAATATTCGGCAGAACATCTGACCTATTTTACCTGTGAGTTTAGGGTACAAATTCCGGGAAGAAAAATTCAATGGATTTATTCGCGATCAACACCTGAAAGATTACCCGACGGAAGCATTACCTGGTATGGCTTTAATATGGACATTACCAAAATTAAAGAAACCGAAAAGGAACTGCAAAAAGCAAAAGAACTTGCCGAGCAAAATGAATTGCTTATAGAAAAACAGCTTGGCGAATTACAAAAATCTGAACTTCAACTGAAACAATCTGAAGAAGAAATTCTGCTTAAAAACAAAATATCGAATTCCATTATTCTGGGTTACGAAGACAAATTCTTTAATTCAATCCTCGATATTATTCTAAACACTTTAAAATGCTCATTTGGATTTTTTGGATACATTACCGACAAAAAAGGGCAAACATTGGTTTGTCCGACCATGACCTACGGTGTTTGGGGTAAATTCCAAATGCCCCATAACACTATCGAATTTCCAAAAGAAGTATGGTCAGGAATATGGGGCGCAAGTCTGGTTAAAAAGAAAAGTATCTTTCGAAATGAAAATCTGAAATTCCCGATGGGGCATGTTCAACTAAAAAACGCCCTGGCAGTTCCAATTCTGATTCATGAAAAATTAATCGGGCAAATTGTTGTCGCAAATAAAGAGGGTGGTTTTAATGAAAGCCACAAACATATGCTCGAAGATATTTGCAATTACATAGCTCCTTTGCTGCGAGCTAAACTCAGCGAAGAAAAATATAAAGCTGAACTTGTTTCTGCTAAAGAGAAAGCCGAAGAAGCCAACCAGTTAAAAACCGAATTTCTGAACAACATGTCGCATGAAATTCGTACTCCAATGAATGGGATCATCGGTTATTCAGAGATGCTTAATAATCCGGACATTTCGTACGAAAAAAGAAAGTATTACGCTAAAATTGTGCAAAACAGCAGCTATCAATTGCTTCGGATTATTGATGATATACTGGAAATTTCAACATTGGAAACACGACAGGAAAAAATTAATGAAACAACATTCTTCCTGAATGATTTCCTAATGGAGCTTTTTTCAATTTTCAGCCTGAAATCAAAAGAGCGCAATATTCCAATCTATTTAAAAAAGGCCTTGCACAATAACGAAAGCGAAATAAGCACCGATAAATCGAAACTGAATAAAATACTGGGTAACCTTCTCGAAAATGCCATTAAGTTTACACACTCCGGATTTATCGAATTTGGATATAAAATTGAAGAAAACCATATCGTTTTCTATGTTAAGGATACCGGAATTGGCATTTCAAGCCATAACAGGGAAATTATTTTTGAACGTTTTTCGCAGGAAGACAAAGAGATTTCCAAAAAACACGGAGGATTGGGATTAGGCTTATCCATATCAAAAGAAAATGCCATATTATTGGGAGGCGACATCACGCTGGAATCAAAAAAAGGTGTGGGCTCTACTTTTTATGTAACCATACCCTATAAACCGGCGAATAATACCAGGCACGAATTACAAGCTGAGTCGTCCGGCAAGGCCTCGGGTACCCCAATTAAAAAATCAACGATTCTTGTTGCCGAAGATGAAGAAGTAAACTTTTTATATATCGAGGCGCTGTTT
This genomic interval carries:
- a CDS encoding PocR ligand-binding domain-containing protein; protein product: MLKSKILKLIDFEKVNTLLEGFNKSTGFVTAILDLEGNVLSKSGWRQICTEFHRVHPETSQNCTISDTVLAGQMNTGEKYHCYKCLNGLIDVAVPIIINGEHIANLFSGQFFFKSPDPAFFKKQAQKYGFNEEKYLKALDDVPIIAEEKVKTIMAFLLDMTNLISDMTFQKQELMELNDALRTSEERYRLVLENSMDAIILKTADGSILSANKAACEMFQRSEEEICQVGINGLVVPNDPGFASILEEQKRKGRAKGELLMRRKNNEVFPVEISSSVFVDQEGISRISVIIRDNTERKLTEAKVRQKDIEFRKLSANVPDLLFQFTRKPDGSYCVPIASEGIQHIFGCSPEDVVDNFDPIARVIYPEDAARVNNAIEYSAEHLTYFTCEFRVQIPGRKIQWIYSRSTPERLPDGSITWYGFNMDITKIKETEKELQKAKELAEQNELLIEKQLGELQKSELQLKQSEEEILLKNKISNSIILGYEDKFFNSILDIILNTLKCSFGFFGYITDKKGQTLVCPTMTYGVWGKFQMPHNTIEFPKEVWSGIWGASLVKKKSIFRNENLKFPMGHVQLKNALAVPILIHEKLIGQIVVANKEGGFNESHKHMLEDICNYIAPLLRAKLSEEKYKAELVSAKEKAEEANQLKTEFLNNMSHEIRTPMNGIIGYSEMLNNPDISYEKRKYYAKIVQNSSYQLLRIIDDILEISTLETRQEKINETTFFLNDFLMELFSIFSLKSKERNIPIYLKKALHNNESEISTDKSKLNKILGNLLENAIKFTHSGFIEFGYKIEENHIVFYVKDTGIGISSHNREIIFERFSQEDKEISKKHGGLGLGLSISKENAILLGGDITLESKKGVGSTFYVTIPYKPANNTRHELQAESSGKASGTPIKKSTILVAEDEEVNFLYIEALFEVKNGKSFNIIHAKNGKEAVDICLQGEKIDMVLMDIKMPVMNGHEATKKIKSDFPDLPIIAQTAYSTHSDKQLALKHGCDDFISKPLKKEELFKLINKYLKD